A genomic region of Parambassis ranga chromosome 7, fParRan2.1, whole genome shotgun sequence contains the following coding sequences:
- the cdk11b gene encoding cyclin-dependent kinase 11B isoform X2, protein MLMGDEKETWKVKTLDEILLEKKRRRELEEKTDPKRQKNSSQGLVAQADDREAKRDTPEEGELRDQRMEITIRNSPYTREDSTEDRGEEDESLAIKPPQQMARKDKSHHRKEEKRKDKRRHRSHSAEGGKHPRPKDKEKERESDRRKRQWEEDKARRDWERQKRREQARAHSRRERTLVDSSGFFLEHRDRLEQLERQRERDRKLREQQKEQRELKDRERRAEERRKERGTRREVPSHHRMLPDEYDDKPKQSNRSRSPVRVPRERSEQAELRKSATSKEEKPELADLLADLQDVSDSERKTSSPESSMASGSGSEEEEDDDDEEESSSQSQSEGEEEEDEEEESVSDSRRSEQSAEDVSEDEHSEEDFEEEKENGNHIPAVPESRFDHDSEESGEDMEEEEEEEDEAGDGDPTPQSQTHSRSPTPEENYIPDSPPISPVELKKELPKYMPALQGCRSVEEFQCLNRIEEGTYGVVYRAKDKKTDEIVALKRLKMEKEKEGFPITSLREINTILKAQHPNIVTVREIVVGSNMDKIYIVMNYVEHDLKSLMETMKQPFLPGEVKTLMIQLLRGVRHLHDNWILHRDLKTSNLLLSHKGILKIGDFGLAREYGSPLKPYTPVVVTLWYRSPELLLGAKEYSTAVDMWSVGCIFGELLTQKPLFPGKSEIDQINKIFKDLGSPSEKIWPGYSELPAVKKMSFTEYPYNNLRKRFGALLSDQGFDLMNKFLTYCPSKRILSDEGLKHEYFRETPLPIDPSMFPTWPAKSEQQRVKRGTSPRPPEGGLGYSHLGDDDLKDTGFHLTTSNQGASAVGPGFSLKF, encoded by the exons ATGCTGATGGGGGACGAAAAGGAGACCTGGAAAGTAAAAACTCTTGACGAAATCCTACTAGAGAAAAAGCGCAGAAGAGAGTTAGAAGAGAAAACAGACCCCAAGCGCCAGAAAAAT tccTCACAGGGCCTTGTTGCACAGGCGGATGATCGGGAAGCCAAACGAGACACTCCGGAGGAAGGAGAATTACGGGATCAAAGAATGGAAATAACAATTCGTAATTCCCCGTACACACGGGAAGACTCAACAGAGGACag aggagaggaggatgaatcGCTTGCAATCAAGCCTCCACAGCAGATGGCAAGGAAGGATAAATCACACCAtagaaaggaggagaagagaaaagacaaaagacgTCATCGCAGTCACTCTGCAGAAGGAG GAAAACATCCACGGCCcaaagataaagaaaaagagagagagagtgatcgCAGGAAGCGTCAGTGGGAAGAAGACAAAGCCAGGCGTGACTGGGAGAGGCAGAAGCGAAGGGAACAGGCCAGAGCTCATTCACGCAGAGAGAG AACCCTAGTGGACTcttctgggttttttttggagCACAGGGACCGACTGGAGCAGCTGGAGCGCCAGCGTGAAAGGGACCGAAAGCTGCGCGAACAGCAGAAAGAGCAACGCGAACTTAAAGATCGGGAGAGAAGGGCTGAAGAACGACGCAAAGAACGAGGGACTCGACGAGAAG TGCCATCTCACCATCGGATGTTACCAGATGAATACGATGACAAGCCAAAACAGAGTAATCGTAGCCGCAGCCCTGTCCGTGTTCCCAGAGAAAGGTCAGAGCAGGCTGAACTACGGAAAAGTGCAA CATCAAAGGAAGAGAAACCAGAACTTGCTGACTTGCTCGCTGACCtgcaggatgtcagtgacagtgaaagAAAAACCAGCAGCCCAGAATCTTCCATGG CATCAGGATCAGgctctgaggaagaggaagatgacgatgatgaagaggagtcCAGCAGCCAGAGCCAGAGtgagggtgaggaagaggaagacgaagaagaggagTCTGTTTCAGACTCAAGAAGATCTGAGCAAAGTGCAG AGGATGTGAGTGAGGACGAACACTCGGAGGAAGACTttgaagaggagaaagaaaatggaAATCACATACCTGCAG TGCCAGAGTCACGTTTTGACCACGACTCAGAGGAGAGTGGTGAAgacatggaggaagaggaggaagaagaagatgaagcagGAGACGGTGACCCAACACCCCAGTCACAAACTCATTCACGTTCCCCGACTCCTGAAGAGAACTACATCCCAGACTCTCCTCCAATTTCACCTGTCgagctgaagaaggagctgcCCAAATATATGCCCGCTTTACAG GGTTGCCGCAGTGTTGAAGAATTTCAGTGTCTGAACCGAATAGAGGAGGGAACCTATGGTGTTGTATACAGAGCCAAGGATAAAAAGACTG ATGAGATTGTTGCCCTGAAAAGGCTAAagatggagaaggagaaggagggctTTCCTATCACATCTTTAAGAGAAATTAATACAATTCTGAAAGCTCAGCATCCAAACATTGTCACAGTACGG GAAATAGTTGTTGGAAGCAACATGGACAAAATCTACATAGTGATGAACTATGTGGAACATGACCTGAAGAGTCTGATGGAAACCATGAAGCAGCCCTTCCTGCCAG GTGAAGTAAAGACTTTAATGATTCAGCTGCTCCGAGGAGTCCGACATCTCCACGACAACTGGATTCTACACCGTGACCTGAAGACGTCCAATCTGCTGCTGAGCCACAAGGGTATCCTCAAG ATTGGTGACTTTGGTTTGGCCCGGGAGTACGGTTCCCCCCTGAAGCCCTACACCCCAGTTGTAGTGACTCTGTGGTACCGATCGCCAGAGTTGCTGCTTGGAGCCAAG GAGTACTCTACAGCCGTGGACATGTGGTCAGTGGGCTGCATATTTGGAGAGCTCCTCACCCAGAAACCCCTTTTCCCTGGAAAATCGGAAATTGACCAAATTAACAAGATTTTTAAG GATCTGGGGTCACCCAGTGAGAAGATCTGGCCCGGCTACAGTGAGCTGCCAGCTGTGAAGAAGATGTCTTTCACAGAGTATCCCTACAACAATCTACGGAAGCGCTTTGGTGCACTGCTGTCAGACCAAGGTTTTGACCTAATGAACAA attccTCACCTACTGCCCCAGTAAGAGGATCTTATCAGATGAGGGACTCAAGCATGAGTACTTCAGAGAGACACCGCTCCCCATTGACCCCTCCATGTTTCCCACCTGGCCAGCCAAGAGTGAGCAGCAGAGGGTGAAGAGAGGCACCAGTCCTCGTCCACCCGAGGGAGGCCTGGGCTACAGTCACCTG GGTGACGATGACCTGAAAGACACAGGCTTCCACCTGACAACCAGCAACCAGGGAGCATCTGCAGTTGGCCCAGGATTCAGCCTCAAATTCTGA
- the cdk11b gene encoding cyclin-dependent kinase 11B isoform X3 produces MLMGDEKETWKVKTLDEILLEKKRRRELEEKTDPKRQKNSSQGLVAQADDREAKRDTPEEGELRDQRMEITIRNSPYTREDSTEDRGEEDESLAIKPPQQMARKDKSHHRKEEKRKDKRRHRSHSAEGAGKHPRPKDKEKERESDRRKRQWEEDKARRDWERQKRREQARAHSRRERDRLEQLERQRERDRKLREQQKEQRELKDRERRAEERRKERGTRREVPSHHRMLPDEYDDKPKQSNRSRSPVRVPRERSEQAELRKSATSKEEKPELADLLADLQDVSDSERKTSSPESSMASGSGSEEEEDDDDEEESSSQSQSEGEEEEDEEEESVSDSRRSEQSAEDVSEDEHSEEDFEEEKENGNHIPAVPESRFDHDSEESGEDMEEEEEEEDEAGDGDPTPQSQTHSRSPTPEENYIPDSPPISPVELKKELPKYMPALQGCRSVEEFQCLNRIEEGTYGVVYRAKDKKTDEIVALKRLKMEKEKEGFPITSLREINTILKAQHPNIVTVREIVVGSNMDKIYIVMNYVEHDLKSLMETMKQPFLPGEVKTLMIQLLRGVRHLHDNWILHRDLKTSNLLLSHKGILKIGDFGLAREYGSPLKPYTPVVVTLWYRSPELLLGAKEYSTAVDMWSVGCIFGELLTQKPLFPGKSEIDQINKIFKDLGSPSEKIWPGYSELPAVKKMSFTEYPYNNLRKRFGALLSDQGFDLMNKFLTYCPSKRILSDEGLKHEYFRETPLPIDPSMFPTWPAKSEQQRVKRGTSPRPPEGGLGYSHLGDDDLKDTGFHLTTSNQGASAVGPGFSLKF; encoded by the exons ATGCTGATGGGGGACGAAAAGGAGACCTGGAAAGTAAAAACTCTTGACGAAATCCTACTAGAGAAAAAGCGCAGAAGAGAGTTAGAAGAGAAAACAGACCCCAAGCGCCAGAAAAAT tccTCACAGGGCCTTGTTGCACAGGCGGATGATCGGGAAGCCAAACGAGACACTCCGGAGGAAGGAGAATTACGGGATCAAAGAATGGAAATAACAATTCGTAATTCCCCGTACACACGGGAAGACTCAACAGAGGACag aggagaggaggatgaatcGCTTGCAATCAAGCCTCCACAGCAGATGGCAAGGAAGGATAAATCACACCAtagaaaggaggagaagagaaaagacaaaagacgTCATCGCAGTCACTCTGCAGAAGGAG CAGGAAAACATCCACGGCCcaaagataaagaaaaagagagagagagtgatcgCAGGAAGCGTCAGTGGGAAGAAGACAAAGCCAGGCGTGACTGGGAGAGGCAGAAGCGAAGGGAACAGGCCAGAGCTCATTCACGCAGAGAGAG GGACCGACTGGAGCAGCTGGAGCGCCAGCGTGAAAGGGACCGAAAGCTGCGCGAACAGCAGAAAGAGCAACGCGAACTTAAAGATCGGGAGAGAAGGGCTGAAGAACGACGCAAAGAACGAGGGACTCGACGAGAAG TGCCATCTCACCATCGGATGTTACCAGATGAATACGATGACAAGCCAAAACAGAGTAATCGTAGCCGCAGCCCTGTCCGTGTTCCCAGAGAAAGGTCAGAGCAGGCTGAACTACGGAAAAGTGCAA CATCAAAGGAAGAGAAACCAGAACTTGCTGACTTGCTCGCTGACCtgcaggatgtcagtgacagtgaaagAAAAACCAGCAGCCCAGAATCTTCCATGG CATCAGGATCAGgctctgaggaagaggaagatgacgatgatgaagaggagtcCAGCAGCCAGAGCCAGAGtgagggtgaggaagaggaagacgaagaagaggagTCTGTTTCAGACTCAAGAAGATCTGAGCAAAGTGCAG AGGATGTGAGTGAGGACGAACACTCGGAGGAAGACTttgaagaggagaaagaaaatggaAATCACATACCTGCAG TGCCAGAGTCACGTTTTGACCACGACTCAGAGGAGAGTGGTGAAgacatggaggaagaggaggaagaagaagatgaagcagGAGACGGTGACCCAACACCCCAGTCACAAACTCATTCACGTTCCCCGACTCCTGAAGAGAACTACATCCCAGACTCTCCTCCAATTTCACCTGTCgagctgaagaaggagctgcCCAAATATATGCCCGCTTTACAG GGTTGCCGCAGTGTTGAAGAATTTCAGTGTCTGAACCGAATAGAGGAGGGAACCTATGGTGTTGTATACAGAGCCAAGGATAAAAAGACTG ATGAGATTGTTGCCCTGAAAAGGCTAAagatggagaaggagaaggagggctTTCCTATCACATCTTTAAGAGAAATTAATACAATTCTGAAAGCTCAGCATCCAAACATTGTCACAGTACGG GAAATAGTTGTTGGAAGCAACATGGACAAAATCTACATAGTGATGAACTATGTGGAACATGACCTGAAGAGTCTGATGGAAACCATGAAGCAGCCCTTCCTGCCAG GTGAAGTAAAGACTTTAATGATTCAGCTGCTCCGAGGAGTCCGACATCTCCACGACAACTGGATTCTACACCGTGACCTGAAGACGTCCAATCTGCTGCTGAGCCACAAGGGTATCCTCAAG ATTGGTGACTTTGGTTTGGCCCGGGAGTACGGTTCCCCCCTGAAGCCCTACACCCCAGTTGTAGTGACTCTGTGGTACCGATCGCCAGAGTTGCTGCTTGGAGCCAAG GAGTACTCTACAGCCGTGGACATGTGGTCAGTGGGCTGCATATTTGGAGAGCTCCTCACCCAGAAACCCCTTTTCCCTGGAAAATCGGAAATTGACCAAATTAACAAGATTTTTAAG GATCTGGGGTCACCCAGTGAGAAGATCTGGCCCGGCTACAGTGAGCTGCCAGCTGTGAAGAAGATGTCTTTCACAGAGTATCCCTACAACAATCTACGGAAGCGCTTTGGTGCACTGCTGTCAGACCAAGGTTTTGACCTAATGAACAA attccTCACCTACTGCCCCAGTAAGAGGATCTTATCAGATGAGGGACTCAAGCATGAGTACTTCAGAGAGACACCGCTCCCCATTGACCCCTCCATGTTTCCCACCTGGCCAGCCAAGAGTGAGCAGCAGAGGGTGAAGAGAGGCACCAGTCCTCGTCCACCCGAGGGAGGCCTGGGCTACAGTCACCTG GGTGACGATGACCTGAAAGACACAGGCTTCCACCTGACAACCAGCAACCAGGGAGCATCTGCAGTTGGCCCAGGATTCAGCCTCAAATTCTGA
- the cdk11b gene encoding cyclin-dependent kinase 11B isoform X1 has product MLMGDEKETWKVKTLDEILLEKKRRRELEEKTDPKRQKNSSQGLVAQADDREAKRDTPEEGELRDQRMEITIRNSPYTREDSTEDRGEEDESLAIKPPQQMARKDKSHHRKEEKRKDKRRHRSHSAEGAGKHPRPKDKEKERESDRRKRQWEEDKARRDWERQKRREQARAHSRRERTLVDSSGFFLEHRDRLEQLERQRERDRKLREQQKEQRELKDRERRAEERRKERGTRREVPSHHRMLPDEYDDKPKQSNRSRSPVRVPRERSEQAELRKSATSKEEKPELADLLADLQDVSDSERKTSSPESSMASGSGSEEEEDDDDEEESSSQSQSEGEEEEDEEEESVSDSRRSEQSAEDVSEDEHSEEDFEEEKENGNHIPAVPESRFDHDSEESGEDMEEEEEEEDEAGDGDPTPQSQTHSRSPTPEENYIPDSPPISPVELKKELPKYMPALQGCRSVEEFQCLNRIEEGTYGVVYRAKDKKTDEIVALKRLKMEKEKEGFPITSLREINTILKAQHPNIVTVREIVVGSNMDKIYIVMNYVEHDLKSLMETMKQPFLPGEVKTLMIQLLRGVRHLHDNWILHRDLKTSNLLLSHKGILKIGDFGLAREYGSPLKPYTPVVVTLWYRSPELLLGAKEYSTAVDMWSVGCIFGELLTQKPLFPGKSEIDQINKIFKDLGSPSEKIWPGYSELPAVKKMSFTEYPYNNLRKRFGALLSDQGFDLMNKFLTYCPSKRILSDEGLKHEYFRETPLPIDPSMFPTWPAKSEQQRVKRGTSPRPPEGGLGYSHLGDDDLKDTGFHLTTSNQGASAVGPGFSLKF; this is encoded by the exons ATGCTGATGGGGGACGAAAAGGAGACCTGGAAAGTAAAAACTCTTGACGAAATCCTACTAGAGAAAAAGCGCAGAAGAGAGTTAGAAGAGAAAACAGACCCCAAGCGCCAGAAAAAT tccTCACAGGGCCTTGTTGCACAGGCGGATGATCGGGAAGCCAAACGAGACACTCCGGAGGAAGGAGAATTACGGGATCAAAGAATGGAAATAACAATTCGTAATTCCCCGTACACACGGGAAGACTCAACAGAGGACag aggagaggaggatgaatcGCTTGCAATCAAGCCTCCACAGCAGATGGCAAGGAAGGATAAATCACACCAtagaaaggaggagaagagaaaagacaaaagacgTCATCGCAGTCACTCTGCAGAAGGAG CAGGAAAACATCCACGGCCcaaagataaagaaaaagagagagagagtgatcgCAGGAAGCGTCAGTGGGAAGAAGACAAAGCCAGGCGTGACTGGGAGAGGCAGAAGCGAAGGGAACAGGCCAGAGCTCATTCACGCAGAGAGAG AACCCTAGTGGACTcttctgggttttttttggagCACAGGGACCGACTGGAGCAGCTGGAGCGCCAGCGTGAAAGGGACCGAAAGCTGCGCGAACAGCAGAAAGAGCAACGCGAACTTAAAGATCGGGAGAGAAGGGCTGAAGAACGACGCAAAGAACGAGGGACTCGACGAGAAG TGCCATCTCACCATCGGATGTTACCAGATGAATACGATGACAAGCCAAAACAGAGTAATCGTAGCCGCAGCCCTGTCCGTGTTCCCAGAGAAAGGTCAGAGCAGGCTGAACTACGGAAAAGTGCAA CATCAAAGGAAGAGAAACCAGAACTTGCTGACTTGCTCGCTGACCtgcaggatgtcagtgacagtgaaagAAAAACCAGCAGCCCAGAATCTTCCATGG CATCAGGATCAGgctctgaggaagaggaagatgacgatgatgaagaggagtcCAGCAGCCAGAGCCAGAGtgagggtgaggaagaggaagacgaagaagaggagTCTGTTTCAGACTCAAGAAGATCTGAGCAAAGTGCAG AGGATGTGAGTGAGGACGAACACTCGGAGGAAGACTttgaagaggagaaagaaaatggaAATCACATACCTGCAG TGCCAGAGTCACGTTTTGACCACGACTCAGAGGAGAGTGGTGAAgacatggaggaagaggaggaagaagaagatgaagcagGAGACGGTGACCCAACACCCCAGTCACAAACTCATTCACGTTCCCCGACTCCTGAAGAGAACTACATCCCAGACTCTCCTCCAATTTCACCTGTCgagctgaagaaggagctgcCCAAATATATGCCCGCTTTACAG GGTTGCCGCAGTGTTGAAGAATTTCAGTGTCTGAACCGAATAGAGGAGGGAACCTATGGTGTTGTATACAGAGCCAAGGATAAAAAGACTG ATGAGATTGTTGCCCTGAAAAGGCTAAagatggagaaggagaaggagggctTTCCTATCACATCTTTAAGAGAAATTAATACAATTCTGAAAGCTCAGCATCCAAACATTGTCACAGTACGG GAAATAGTTGTTGGAAGCAACATGGACAAAATCTACATAGTGATGAACTATGTGGAACATGACCTGAAGAGTCTGATGGAAACCATGAAGCAGCCCTTCCTGCCAG GTGAAGTAAAGACTTTAATGATTCAGCTGCTCCGAGGAGTCCGACATCTCCACGACAACTGGATTCTACACCGTGACCTGAAGACGTCCAATCTGCTGCTGAGCCACAAGGGTATCCTCAAG ATTGGTGACTTTGGTTTGGCCCGGGAGTACGGTTCCCCCCTGAAGCCCTACACCCCAGTTGTAGTGACTCTGTGGTACCGATCGCCAGAGTTGCTGCTTGGAGCCAAG GAGTACTCTACAGCCGTGGACATGTGGTCAGTGGGCTGCATATTTGGAGAGCTCCTCACCCAGAAACCCCTTTTCCCTGGAAAATCGGAAATTGACCAAATTAACAAGATTTTTAAG GATCTGGGGTCACCCAGTGAGAAGATCTGGCCCGGCTACAGTGAGCTGCCAGCTGTGAAGAAGATGTCTTTCACAGAGTATCCCTACAACAATCTACGGAAGCGCTTTGGTGCACTGCTGTCAGACCAAGGTTTTGACCTAATGAACAA attccTCACCTACTGCCCCAGTAAGAGGATCTTATCAGATGAGGGACTCAAGCATGAGTACTTCAGAGAGACACCGCTCCCCATTGACCCCTCCATGTTTCCCACCTGGCCAGCCAAGAGTGAGCAGCAGAGGGTGAAGAGAGGCACCAGTCCTCGTCCACCCGAGGGAGGCCTGGGCTACAGTCACCTG GGTGACGATGACCTGAAAGACACAGGCTTCCACCTGACAACCAGCAACCAGGGAGCATCTGCAGTTGGCCCAGGATTCAGCCTCAAATTCTGA
- the cdk11b gene encoding cyclin-dependent kinase 11B isoform X4 — MLMGDEKETWKVKTLDEILLEKKRRRELEEKTDPKRQKNSSQGLVAQADDREAKRDTPEEGELRDQRMEITIRNSPYTREDSTEDRGEEDESLAIKPPQQMARKDKSHHRKEEKRKDKRRHRSHSAEGGKHPRPKDKEKERESDRRKRQWEEDKARRDWERQKRREQARAHSRRERDRLEQLERQRERDRKLREQQKEQRELKDRERRAEERRKERGTRREVPSHHRMLPDEYDDKPKQSNRSRSPVRVPRERSEQAELRKSATSKEEKPELADLLADLQDVSDSERKTSSPESSMASGSGSEEEEDDDDEEESSSQSQSEGEEEEDEEEESVSDSRRSEQSAEDVSEDEHSEEDFEEEKENGNHIPAVPESRFDHDSEESGEDMEEEEEEEDEAGDGDPTPQSQTHSRSPTPEENYIPDSPPISPVELKKELPKYMPALQGCRSVEEFQCLNRIEEGTYGVVYRAKDKKTDEIVALKRLKMEKEKEGFPITSLREINTILKAQHPNIVTVREIVVGSNMDKIYIVMNYVEHDLKSLMETMKQPFLPGEVKTLMIQLLRGVRHLHDNWILHRDLKTSNLLLSHKGILKIGDFGLAREYGSPLKPYTPVVVTLWYRSPELLLGAKEYSTAVDMWSVGCIFGELLTQKPLFPGKSEIDQINKIFKDLGSPSEKIWPGYSELPAVKKMSFTEYPYNNLRKRFGALLSDQGFDLMNKFLTYCPSKRILSDEGLKHEYFRETPLPIDPSMFPTWPAKSEQQRVKRGTSPRPPEGGLGYSHLGDDDLKDTGFHLTTSNQGASAVGPGFSLKF, encoded by the exons ATGCTGATGGGGGACGAAAAGGAGACCTGGAAAGTAAAAACTCTTGACGAAATCCTACTAGAGAAAAAGCGCAGAAGAGAGTTAGAAGAGAAAACAGACCCCAAGCGCCAGAAAAAT tccTCACAGGGCCTTGTTGCACAGGCGGATGATCGGGAAGCCAAACGAGACACTCCGGAGGAAGGAGAATTACGGGATCAAAGAATGGAAATAACAATTCGTAATTCCCCGTACACACGGGAAGACTCAACAGAGGACag aggagaggaggatgaatcGCTTGCAATCAAGCCTCCACAGCAGATGGCAAGGAAGGATAAATCACACCAtagaaaggaggagaagagaaaagacaaaagacgTCATCGCAGTCACTCTGCAGAAGGAG GAAAACATCCACGGCCcaaagataaagaaaaagagagagagagtgatcgCAGGAAGCGTCAGTGGGAAGAAGACAAAGCCAGGCGTGACTGGGAGAGGCAGAAGCGAAGGGAACAGGCCAGAGCTCATTCACGCAGAGAGAG GGACCGACTGGAGCAGCTGGAGCGCCAGCGTGAAAGGGACCGAAAGCTGCGCGAACAGCAGAAAGAGCAACGCGAACTTAAAGATCGGGAGAGAAGGGCTGAAGAACGACGCAAAGAACGAGGGACTCGACGAGAAG TGCCATCTCACCATCGGATGTTACCAGATGAATACGATGACAAGCCAAAACAGAGTAATCGTAGCCGCAGCCCTGTCCGTGTTCCCAGAGAAAGGTCAGAGCAGGCTGAACTACGGAAAAGTGCAA CATCAAAGGAAGAGAAACCAGAACTTGCTGACTTGCTCGCTGACCtgcaggatgtcagtgacagtgaaagAAAAACCAGCAGCCCAGAATCTTCCATGG CATCAGGATCAGgctctgaggaagaggaagatgacgatgatgaagaggagtcCAGCAGCCAGAGCCAGAGtgagggtgaggaagaggaagacgaagaagaggagTCTGTTTCAGACTCAAGAAGATCTGAGCAAAGTGCAG AGGATGTGAGTGAGGACGAACACTCGGAGGAAGACTttgaagaggagaaagaaaatggaAATCACATACCTGCAG TGCCAGAGTCACGTTTTGACCACGACTCAGAGGAGAGTGGTGAAgacatggaggaagaggaggaagaagaagatgaagcagGAGACGGTGACCCAACACCCCAGTCACAAACTCATTCACGTTCCCCGACTCCTGAAGAGAACTACATCCCAGACTCTCCTCCAATTTCACCTGTCgagctgaagaaggagctgcCCAAATATATGCCCGCTTTACAG GGTTGCCGCAGTGTTGAAGAATTTCAGTGTCTGAACCGAATAGAGGAGGGAACCTATGGTGTTGTATACAGAGCCAAGGATAAAAAGACTG ATGAGATTGTTGCCCTGAAAAGGCTAAagatggagaaggagaaggagggctTTCCTATCACATCTTTAAGAGAAATTAATACAATTCTGAAAGCTCAGCATCCAAACATTGTCACAGTACGG GAAATAGTTGTTGGAAGCAACATGGACAAAATCTACATAGTGATGAACTATGTGGAACATGACCTGAAGAGTCTGATGGAAACCATGAAGCAGCCCTTCCTGCCAG GTGAAGTAAAGACTTTAATGATTCAGCTGCTCCGAGGAGTCCGACATCTCCACGACAACTGGATTCTACACCGTGACCTGAAGACGTCCAATCTGCTGCTGAGCCACAAGGGTATCCTCAAG ATTGGTGACTTTGGTTTGGCCCGGGAGTACGGTTCCCCCCTGAAGCCCTACACCCCAGTTGTAGTGACTCTGTGGTACCGATCGCCAGAGTTGCTGCTTGGAGCCAAG GAGTACTCTACAGCCGTGGACATGTGGTCAGTGGGCTGCATATTTGGAGAGCTCCTCACCCAGAAACCCCTTTTCCCTGGAAAATCGGAAATTGACCAAATTAACAAGATTTTTAAG GATCTGGGGTCACCCAGTGAGAAGATCTGGCCCGGCTACAGTGAGCTGCCAGCTGTGAAGAAGATGTCTTTCACAGAGTATCCCTACAACAATCTACGGAAGCGCTTTGGTGCACTGCTGTCAGACCAAGGTTTTGACCTAATGAACAA attccTCACCTACTGCCCCAGTAAGAGGATCTTATCAGATGAGGGACTCAAGCATGAGTACTTCAGAGAGACACCGCTCCCCATTGACCCCTCCATGTTTCCCACCTGGCCAGCCAAGAGTGAGCAGCAGAGGGTGAAGAGAGGCACCAGTCCTCGTCCACCCGAGGGAGGCCTGGGCTACAGTCACCTG GGTGACGATGACCTGAAAGACACAGGCTTCCACCTGACAACCAGCAACCAGGGAGCATCTGCAGTTGGCCCAGGATTCAGCCTCAAATTCTGA
- the szrd1 gene encoding SUZ RNA-binding domain-containing, with product MDEEVAESWEEAADSGEMEKRLEEKLRISQKERESNNSSRSPLKTTMVIQDESLPAAPPPQIRILKRPASNGSLGSPLNQNRPTPQVKSLAQREAEYAEARKRILGSACPDETPQDKPNTDRPGRNNSTLPSEDTRSNNHTVRQPAGPDGTHGFRQHR from the exons ATGGATGAGGAGGTCGCtgaaagttgggaggaagcagCCGACAGTGGG GAAATGGAAAAACGATTAGAGGAGAAGCTACGGATCAGCCAGAAAGAAAG AGAGTCTAATAATTCTTCACGATCTCCACTAAAGACAACCATGGTGATACAGGATGAGTCATTACCAGCAGCACCCCCACCTCAGATACGTATTTTGAAGCGGCCTGCCAGTAATGGGTCACTCGGATCCCCCTTAAATCAGAACAGGCCGACGCCACAGGTCAAGTCTCTGGCCCAGCGAGAAGCAGAATATGCTGAGGCCAGGAAGAGAATACTGGGCAGTGCCTGCCCAGACGAGACGCCTCAGGACAAGCCCAACACTGACAG GCCAGGGCGCAATAATTCTACATTGCCTTCAGAGGACACCCGATCAAACAATCACACTGTCCGGCAGCCAGCCGGCCCAGATGGCACCCACGGGTTCCGACAGCACAGATAA